From one Halothece sp. PCC 7418 genomic stretch:
- a CDS encoding cell wall metabolism sensor histidine kinase WalK, which produces MKSVIDCLNFRNYFKSTRTRILLLYLLTLIGVVAIATPIFQFLFLSAVDERVRADLSEELEKFEESYQQWNAQTPDTKAALTDFIDEFLAETRPEDDNFHLMILDNQLHQAKPTPLPQIIQSHPELMPRWLTLETPIHGTLAVDDPKIGSVIYKSYLLEVNEQPRGLFVTVHLSAGERAEAWAAVLIFIEVACGVILVAFLLAWMASGQLLKPVQQLAKTAKIINEDNLNQRLVVKGTGELAELASTFNIMMDRVQTAFENQRSFTNDVSHELRTPITIIQGHLDVMSADPKEQAETLTVVFSELERMKRLVNDMILLVKAEQDNFLYLEEINLKRFVQEVFSKAIILADRNWQLEITAEGSFWGDRQRLTGAWMNLVQNAIQHTDLEDTVELGCAVSKNTLRFWVRDTGEGIAKGDQQHIFNRFARVKNDRRASEGVGLGLTIVVAIMRAHGGYVELSSEVGVGSTFTLICPRKYQKEVDQ; this is translated from the coding sequence GTGAAATCAGTCATTGATTGTCTTAATTTTCGCAATTATTTCAAATCAACTCGCACTCGCATCCTGCTGCTATATCTGTTGACTCTAATCGGCGTGGTTGCAATTGCCACTCCCATCTTTCAGTTCCTCTTTTTGTCAGCAGTTGACGAGAGAGTACGAGCCGATCTCAGCGAAGAACTAGAAAAGTTTGAGGAGTCTTATCAACAGTGGAATGCCCAAACCCCAGACACGAAAGCAGCACTGACCGATTTTATTGATGAGTTTTTAGCAGAAACCCGTCCGGAAGATGACAATTTTCATCTGATGATCTTAGACAATCAGTTGCATCAGGCAAAGCCCACACCCCTCCCCCAAATTATTCAGTCTCACCCAGAATTGATGCCGAGGTGGCTGACTCTAGAAACGCCCATTCACGGAACGCTAGCTGTTGACGATCCAAAGATCGGAAGTGTTATTTACAAAAGCTATCTCTTAGAAGTGAACGAGCAACCGCGGGGACTTTTTGTCACAGTCCACTTGAGTGCTGGTGAACGAGCCGAAGCGTGGGCAGCAGTGCTGATCTTTATTGAGGTTGCCTGTGGGGTAATCCTGGTTGCTTTTTTACTGGCTTGGATGGCAAGCGGTCAACTGCTCAAACCCGTTCAACAATTAGCCAAGACGGCAAAAATCATTAATGAGGATAATCTCAATCAGCGCTTAGTTGTCAAAGGAACGGGAGAGCTAGCAGAATTAGCGAGCACGTTTAATATCATGATGGATCGCGTCCAAACTGCTTTTGAGAATCAAAGAAGCTTTACCAACGATGTCAGTCATGAGTTACGAACGCCAATCACCATTATTCAAGGGCATCTTGACGTAATGAGTGCGGATCCCAAGGAACAAGCAGAAACATTGACTGTGGTCTTCAGCGAATTGGAACGCATGAAACGGCTTGTCAATGACATGATTTTATTGGTCAAAGCAGAGCAAGATAATTTTTTGTATCTGGAAGAAATTAATCTAAAGCGGTTTGTACAAGAGGTCTTTAGTAAGGCAATTATACTCGCTGATCGTAATTGGCAATTAGAGATAACAGCAGAGGGTAGTTTTTGGGGAGATCGCCAGCGCTTAACAGGGGCTTGGATGAACTTGGTTCAAAATGCCATTCAACATACTGATCTCGAAGACACCGTTGAATTAGGATGTGCTGTTTCTAAAAACACCCTACGCTTTTGGGTGCGAGATACAGGAGAAGGGATTGCGAAAGGGGATCAGCAACATATTTTTAACCGTTTTGCGAGGGTAAAGAATGATCGTCGTGCTTCAGAAGGAGTAGGCTTAGGACTCACCATTGTTGTTGCTATTATGAGAGCTCATGGTGGATATGTGGAATTAAGTAGTGAAGTAGGAGTGGGATCAACATTTACCCTAATTTGTCCGCGGAAATACCAGAAAGAGGTTGACCAATGA